DNA sequence from the Thunnus maccoyii chromosome 7, fThuMac1.1, whole genome shotgun sequence genome:
ATAATCAACCCCAAAAACTAAAACTCTGACTAACTTGATTTGAGGTTTTAAAGCGCTTAACTGCAATGATgtctaaattatatttatttttctctgccCAGTTAAATTAATATAAGTAGTTACTTAACTCAGGTTGATttgattcatattcatatttgattcatatttttccaTCTTATTTCATAACTAAAACTGAATTTATGGCTCATTAGTACAAAATATCATTTAGACTTACACTATATTTAGGATTTAGATCATATCCTTACAGTACTATATATTTCAAACTTTGGACTCattctgacacatttacaacattaattcacattttaattCTTGGATTTACAGACTCACTTTCTTAGCACAGtttaagtcatattttaattttacagtatattgGCTTGGCAGGTTTTATATGTgcttattgattcattgttgaAATGCATGAAAATATCGTAAATAATTTGAAATGTAGATTATTTACAGTATGGTCACTACCAGTCTaaaatttggacacactttctcattcaagggtaTGGGAAGCTGTGCCCAAACTTTTACTGgtgctgtacatttaaaatgattcaaacCAGAACTTTGAAATACACTAGAAATGTTATGAGATATTGTATTTTGAGTATAAGATTGACAGTAGATTTAGTGATATTTACCATAAACTGCAGTCTCACAATTCACCACAGAGTTGAACTAATGCCTGTCTTTGAGCTGACAGAGTGCTGACTACAACTCAACATTATAAATGTCATAAAGATAagatttaattacatttaatacaAGGTTTTATTGCAATGGATGTAGTTCGGTTCACCTTACAAACTGTTGAGtcagtgtatttacattttgtgcaGGAATAATATCTACATTTAATTGTTATGTACAagggttgtttttctttgaaatttttattttctcagccTTTTTAGTGGAACACTTTTATCATTGTCGTTCAGTGTTGAGTGCAGGGTTGGAAACAAAGTAATTTCAAGTTGAGTTACAGTTCATGTCCTTGAGTACGTTCTCATGTACTTGTCAAAATGCTACATTTATCCTCAGAGAGACCGTTTGCTTTTTAGGTCATTTTTACTGCAATTTTCAACACAAGCTTCCTAAAACTGAGTAATATTTAAGTCCAATAACTGAACTTATGCTTGTGATAATAACAATGTTcacttgtgatgtcacaaatcaatATTACACTGATCGTCATTATGCTGTTTGTCACTGCATCTGTTTCCTCACTGCTTAATGGCACAAAGGTAACTTtggatatttgttttaaatccaCTATGCTAATTGCATACTATATGATGCACTAACCCATACTACTCCATCTCACTCTCACCAACACAAAGCGGCTGGATTGCGACAGTGATGTTTTTCAGCACAAATGTGGGCTCCGCTATAGTGATGCTAATCACAAGTCTGCTCTTCACTCTGGTGACTGCTTTAATGGCACTGGTACTCATTAAGGTGAGTGAACACGTACGCTGCaaatgcgcgcacacacacacacacacacacacacacacacacacatacatattctTGCATTTAGTTTTTGCCCCACATGCATATAAACTTGCTCAGACAcctgaaaacagacacaaatacacattatgAACACTTCTTGTCCTCTTTCTTTGCATGCTGCAGGTGCACAGACTCTACCGTGGCGGAGGTGGGAGTTTGGAGCGCGCTCAGGAAGAATGGAGCACCGGGATGTGGAAGAGTGCACCAGTGAGGGAAGCTGGGTTCAACGCTGTTGCTCATACTGCTCAAGGCCCAAGCTTGCCACAGTACCCGGCAGCAGTGCCAAGCTATCCCGACAACAGCCACTGGTGATAGCTGAGAGTGGCCTCTAGATGGAGACAGATAGCTGGCCATGTCTGTGGTGCACAAGAGAGTGTTTCGAAACATCATATCAATTCACCCTTACAGCAAAATGCAtagatgttttggggtttttttgagtGAGAGGACAGAattgttataaaataatttatcagAAGAGTTTTGTTAGCAAAGCTCATTAAAGCCCTACATTTGTTGTAGAGGTTTATCTTTAAAATATGCCATTCCATTTaaactttgtttacatgtaGTGTATTAAAGTGAATGAGACAGAAATACAATTTTATGCTTAAAAGAAATTTGCTTAGGAAGATGTACTGTCTTGCAAATATGCAACTGGAAACTCAAAAAAAGTGTGAACAGCTTCAGGTTAGCAGTACGTGAAGGGCATGTGCCTTATGGACCTTTATGACTTCTTCTTTTATGTACTGCCAGATCTGCATGCTAGAAATTGTAGTATGCTGAcaaacagggttttttttttcttttgcaacgAAGGAAAGTCTGCAAACTGCGTGATTTTGATCTGTGTTTTATGCGTTTTCTGGCAggacagtttgtttttgattcGCTGTGCTTTATATCGTCATGCTCGCCTGCTTCGGCTGCAGTTTCTTGAAATGCGCCTTACTATTGCGTGCAGTTTTtgcatgtgaaaaatgtcttgcTTGACTTTCGCCTTACTAATGCTATGTTTGTGTTTAACTTGACTTGTGCTTCAGTGAAGCAATgtgtggaaatatttcaaaagatgTTGGTGCATAATCCTCCTCTGTGATTTCTCACTGTCCGCTGATGTGCCATAACACTCGCTTCTTTCCATTATTTtgatactggaaaaaaaaaaaaggtgcaccCAAAGTAGATATTGTGTCCTCTGCCTCAGTATTTCTCAATTTGTATAGTTCCAAAGCCACACTGTTTGCTTTTAGTGGTCAGTGCCCTGCCGTGAAAGCACCTTATCAGTTGTTGCAATGTTCCagtcactttcactttcaccCAGATAGACTGAATTTTTGTATGAAGTGACTGCAGTGTGCTTGCATGCAGCCTGACATAGGATATAATTTACTTATTTCAAATGAACTGACCTCATTTAAACTctataaacagacacacatcccaactgactgactgaaatataaacatttgCAGACGGATCAGCAATTAAGTGGAAATTtgcatgtaaatatacagtagtcAGACTGTTTAAGTGCAGTCTGATATTTCATGTACCAACTCATTTCACTGTCATTCCAACAGACATCTAAACACTGACTAAAAACCAATGATTGTGGCTTCTGTGCAGTTTACTGCACAACATTTCAactatgttttttttggctCAATGATTTAGTCAAAAAGCCTTTATGAAGGTGCCTGACTCATAGTTCTACAAGAATTAATTTTTCTTTCCTTGTTACAAAAGTGTCCTTCATGGCCAACTGCCAAAATTAGTATTTTgatttttctctgttatttGATAAGTGACAAAATTATGGATATGTTGAAGTAACcttgaaatattgcaacatttcaataaatattcttaTTCACACATGTCTGTCCTAGTTGAATGtataagaaatattttaatggtTTGGATATTTggtgaaaatctgaaaaatggCAACCAACAAGTCTGTTACTTAAATGTTTCCCACACTGTCTTTTCATataaatgctgtgtgtgttatattttttttattagtctTTGTATTAATTGAAGGATTGATAGAATTAAGACTAGAAACCTTTGGCTTCAGGTCTCGACAGAACAATATTTGGACTCCTGTCAACCGCTGGACTTACATTCAGTCTGGTCAACCCTGTTGGTTttgttatgttaaaaaaaagaagaagaggaaagtgTAGAGTCTTTCACCCAGGCGAAGAGATGCTGCTGTGACATGGATTTACTCAGAAATGTAAGTGAGAGATGTTCGAAGAAACTGAGTGTGAGATACAAAAAAAGAAGCCTGTGAGCATCATAGAATAACTCAAAAGCAGCCGAATctaaaagagaagaaacctCATTAAATCTTGGGAGGAAAAGTAGggctgatgaagaggagagagggcagCTAAAAAAACCTAAGAGTGATTTCTGAAACTTACCAAACAAGCCCActgggtttttattttagaataaataaactgaaaacaatagTTGCTGTGCAGCTTGTCTTAATTCCCTTGTGACTAAACATGAAAGTGAAATTTTTATATTAAAGCATTGCTAGAACAcaattttttaacagaaaaatcTATGCAACTGctttggaaatattttattgatttattacttGATAAGACCAATATATGACCTTGATTCTGTTTATGACAACTTTCTTATGCTGCACCGCTGAATAATTAAGCAGAGACCCACTTCAACCCTTTCATAACTACTTGTTTGAGATGAATCATGAGGCGGCTCGGAGCACTTGTTAATGACAGAGTGTGAAAAACACAGAGTAGATTCAGGCTACATTCCTGTAATTTGGTTTGgtctcagattttttttttttttttttttaacaaaaccaAACAGGTGTGAGttctgtgtgtagtctgtgtgtgtttttgtgtcaatGTTATCAAGCCATACAAACCACAGAAGCATTTGTTTGAAAAATCATGGCAACAAGCACTTCAGGTAAACTTCCAGCATCACTTTCAAATAAATTTGTTggctgtgtgagagagaaggtAATCATTACTGACAGATACGTACACGTCAAAAACTCccaataaagttttattattattattattatgaacaaGGGCTGCTGCATTTTCCAAAAGTTTGACACTCAAAACCAACGGTATCATCTGTGATGAGTCTCTGATGCAAAGTTGATTCACTGACAGAAACTTACACCCACACTTCTACGTCCCAAtgaatttatcttttttatagTAAGACTTAACTATGTGCTTTAAATCTGAATTATAGCTGTGAACTCAAAACACACCCTGGTTAGACTAGTTCACTCTCAGAGATGATATAACATTTACTGGAGTGAAATGCTTTTGCTGTGGACAAAAGAGGTAGAGTCCACTCTtttatcacatactgtatgagcgGCATTTGAATGCAGAGGTATATCTGTAGTCCATGGTAGTCCAGATAGCCACCTGGATATAAAAGTATACAGgctattgattaatcattaacacAGCCAAAGACTGAACAATGCTCTGACTGATAAATGTTGTCTTAAATAAACAGTAGAATcccaataaaatgaaatgtgccTGGTTGTTAGAGGTCAAAGAGTTTGCTACTTGTTCGTTGTTCTCGTCCGTATTTACAAGTCTTACAGTAGATCACAAGTGTTataatttctgaaaaaaaaacgtAATTGCAACAAATAAATAGttgaaaaaaaaggtctttgctGTACACGATATATTACACAAAGTATATTCACAAGTTATCattatacaaaaaatacatatacaaaaaaTTGACTTTTCAGCAATTTTCTAGAGTGAAAATCTCACCAGAAATCCTGTATAGAGTCTTTTCAGAGTATCAGCTGCCCGGTTAGAGTGAGGAAATGATAGACAGTGTTGGAAATTGGCAGAGAAAGAGGACACCAATCAAAAGAATGCATAATGTGAAAACCTTTTCCAGTACGCTGTCTTGTTGGAGCTACACCTATAGGAGGATAATTAGTACACTGGTGTTGGCCTTCTATACCTCAGCAGAGTCAAATCTCTGACTCATCATTTATGTATCCCAGACCGTCCAGACTTGAAATGTTGGCCATGGGTGTGAAGTGGTGCTCCCCGTTCCCTTTGAAGTCAACAGCAGAGTGATTATTATTGGCACTACAAGGTCTCCCAGACTCAGGCCCCAGGAGCTTTATCTCTGAAGTTCTGTTCTGGATGTGCATATACTCGGCTGACTGCCGTTTCCCCGCGCTCTCGCTGGAGCTCTGCCTAAACTTGAAGCATTCCGAATGTCCTCGACTCCAGATCCAAAATACGACCCCCATCAACAAGAGACAAATCAGCGACAGCAGGGCCACAGCCACCTCTAAACCAGTTAACCTGCTAGTGTCGCTTTGATTCTCTGGGGACGGCGGGTCCTCGCTGCCCGGATCTGGCCCCTCCCCCGGTGCAGCTGTATTCAGAGTGTGAACAGAGTCTGAGGAATTTTTCACCTCACTGCCAGGAGTAGTGCTGTCCCCCACTGTTGGGCCGGAGTAGAGCTGTAAACGATAAACCGCTGCAGTCCGGTTGTATGTCCTGCCATTTATCTGCTCTACTGAGTCACAGGTGTACAGACCAGCGTCTGATTCAGAGGCATTCAGGATGAGGAGGCCCCCGCTATAGATGTAGTATTTGTGGTTGGAGTGAAGTGTTTGGTCAGAAAACCTCCACACGACCTGTGCCAAGTTGGAGTGGAGCTGGCAAGGCAGCCGGATGTTGTTCTCTGGAACCAGGATAAAGTCAACAGCTGTTCCTGgatctaaaaacacacacaaacacagggttGGCCTCACTGCATACTAATAAATAATACTGCTGGGAGCCTGTAAATGAACAAACCTGGTTGAGGACAGTGTGAGACATCTCCCTCCTTCAGACTCTGTATTGCTGTATTTGAGGAGGAGGATAAGCTGTAGACGGAGGAGCACTGCTCAGTGGAGAAGTCCCATGCACAGTAAGGATCCCTGGCCAGGATACAGTCCACACAAGTGTCATAGTGGCTACAGTTACTGACTGGCATCTGGATAGCACCAAACTCTGAACCCGCAAACAGCTGGCCCTATGTTGCAAATCAAAATACACAAACCAAAAGTTAGTGTTGGTGCCAACATTCAAATGAGCTAACAAACCATATTGCAGCTATATCTGAATTTATGCATTACCTTGCTGGATGAGAGGCGCAGGATGTTGATGGGTTCAGGGTTTTCGTACAGTTGAATCTCCTCGATGATGAACATATCTCCACCATAGTTAACGGCCTTCTGAACATAACCGTTTTCTATCGGGAGACAAACAAGTGCCACTCAGATCTTATAATcacataataaacacattaaacaaacacatgtattAACTAAGATCATGGCTTTGATAAACCCTGTCATTACTCATATCAAATGTGTGTCTTCATCAGTCAGCAAATGGAAAACGCGCTGATTAAACAAATCTTGTGGTGGCTTTTAAAAGCTTCCCATTAAAATCCCTCAAAACATACTCTCTCAGTCAGATTCTTGATATGAGCAACAGGCTCCAACACGAACATACAATTTTCGGTTCAAGTCAAAACAGTTTTAGTTATTTCACATGAGaggtttctgtatttgtgtttttgtctgtgctttTCTCACTGGTTTAAAGTGGGCAGAGCTCAGTTGGGAAAAGGGGATATCACGCATTCCTGTGCACCAATCAGAATTTAGCcacatttcaatgaaaatgtgatgacagcccacacagtcctgatgaaccTGATTGGCTCAATTTTTGAGTGGTTAACtcttaataaacaaaaaaatttttagaaatttttaaattttttaaatattatgttaTAGGGAGAAACTTAAGATTCCaaagttttcaggggctttaagtTTAATCAACCAAAACATTCATACAGAAAACTAAGCTTAGAGGCTTATTTTCTGATAACCTTAGAATCAGCTCCACTCATCTTGGTAAAActactattttgatatttgtttacCGGTGCCAATGAACATGACGGCATATCTCTGTCCGTCCAGCGCCAGCACGCTGTCCACTACAATCCGAGTCAGCAAGGCTCCCCTCTTGACCAGCAGCGGGCCCCCTGTCAGAGGACGAACAGCCTCGTCCATGAGGGGACGGTCCCTGATGAACTGGAGGGTTTTGTCAGGAAGGTCCAGAGAACGATTCATCCCCATTTTACGAGCCACATTGTTGATGCACTGAAAGACAAAACTGCTATTTTAGAATTGTGTGTTTCTCAgatttgtgcttttatgtgGATATCAAATATCACTTCTGGCTTCAACAAAGTCTTCCCACTCACTGCTCCTGGTCTGGGGACTGGCACCTCTCCTGTGTACATCACCCACTTGACATGGGATGTCTCCACGGCAACAGGTGTCTTAAACTTTCCCTCATTGAAGCTGTCTCTAATGGCAGACACACTGTATGCACACACTGCAGATACCTGGGACAAGCTCCTGGAAACAccaaatcaaacacatttaGTCAAACAAACCGAGCAaaattgtcttttatttctatGACTGCAGAATActtaaaaatatttacttttaaacaCCTTATATTACACTCAACTTAATGAATCAAATATTCTGAATTAAAACatgtgtgcagtatgtttttgttttgtttttttgttcaatgTTCATATAATCTCAGTCCAGATACATAAATATTGTTTGTAACAAACTCAATAGCTTATCATTTTGTGTGAATATATACTTTTGTACATTGCTCCACATCAACATCTATCCTGATCCATAAAACGTTAAAAGTTAAGCACTTACGACTGAGGAGTGAAGACAGCGTAGAAGACACTCTTCCTCCAGTCCTCATGCTTCAGCAGGAAGACATCCTGTACAATGGGGGGCAGGCTGGGATCAGGGAGGGAACAATCCAGACGAGCTTTTAGGAACGACGTCCATTTCCTCTGTAGCGTCCGCTGGCCACCCATATCCCcctaaacacagagacaggacACTGTGTTATGCATTTCTACACATATTCTCCTCATCCTCAACAACCAGACGCAAGTCATTCAAAGATCTCTGAATCTTGACTGTGTTCAtaagtttttattcatcataCCTTACAGACACGGGCCACTCGTGACACTGCAACCTTGCTGTAGAAGTCGTACTCCATTGCATTCTCACTGAAGAACAAGTATActttatcatcatcaccatcaggACTGAGAAAACTCTCACCCACAAAGTCCATGTAGACAAAGTTTGGCTCTGAAatcacaaaacaagaaaaaagtacTTGAGACCAGTGTAGAAGAATCAAATATCAACAGATATGGTGCAGTCAATTCTCCCTAAAATGTGCACGCCATTATATAAAACTTTTAATGGCAATTTTTTTAACTCACCACTGAGCCAGGAGCTCTTAAACTCGGTGCGGAGAGCCAAGTTTGAACTGCGCAGAATCACAGGCTCAGAACCCAAGAAGTTGATGGATGTAGCAGAGTACAGGTCATTTCCTGTTTGACAGGAACAATGAATGAGGACAAATTCCTGAAAAGCAATTATTCATATGAAACTGGAACAATATCTCATTTATATGCCCACTAATGTACTGAACCAACTGGCTGTTTTCTGACTGATTAGTGGCTACTGTGTGTTGAGGGAGCAGGTAGTGACAGTAAAGATATTGGGTGACATTTGGTGCTCAGTTCTTGTGGCCAGTGAAATCTGCACACTTATCATACAATGATTTTTTCTGTTGGTGCACTTTGAACGTTCAGCAGTATTCTGTGCTTTGTTCCCTTTTCCTTTGGCTATAAACCTGACTCAGACACTCACCAACCATGAGGGAGGAGTATCTCTGGAAGGGATCAAAAGGACACTTCCCCTTTCCCTCCTCCTGCTTTCCCTCTAGCCTCAGCTGTCCATTAGCAAACGTCTGTCGGaaacacaggaagagagaggacaGTCAGAAAGAAACTCTTGTTGAGAGAGATAAAAGAAAGTAAACctgtgtagttttgttttgaGACACAGTGTTGGGATTCAGGACTGGAATCAAAGTTCTTTACCAGTGGCTTGCATGTGTTAGCCCATTAACTACAACCTGCATATTTACATTACTCACCATTTTATTCTTTAtacaaaagataaataaaagtttttagATTCTTGTGGTTCTGCAGTAGCAAATAGGAAACATTTGACTCTCCATGGTGATGCATTTATGGGAGTTTTCTGAATTTAATACAACTGGGGTTTTCTCAGAACAAGCACATAGTGAccattagaggaactgcagcttaAGGCCTTGGTCTACTCACTGCAACATTCATACACAGTTGTTGATGCTTAGCTTGAgggataagtctggtgattttctatattttctcttattgtcaacaactCCCGTGAAAAGACTGAAATCAATAATTACGTGATCTCATAAACAAGAATTTTCTGTGCCTGATATTGCTTATTcatctgtgccatagacctccactGTTATTgaaaaacgattaaaaacacatgactgagtcacactgttgtgctgagtgacatgttccttcattacaatggACATGGGCACTGAAGTTTATTTTGAATCACCGTCCTGTTGCCCTAAATACTCACAAGAGCATCAAATGTGTATTGATCCACAACTTAAAATAGTCCAACAactgcactatttactcctgtttgctAGAAGCtgcagtgcccagctgttttatgaTGTCACTGCaccttttaaaatatgaaactataactttgtgacccatttttaaagCATCATCAATAGGAACAAATAGGAAATAGCAATGAAATTTTAGTTTAGattttttcatgggatttgttgacaataagaaaaacacagaataaagtCAGCCTTATCTTTTAAACATGCTAAACCAACTGTATGGACCTTAAAGAAGTATAACTAGCACTAAAGCCAATGACTAGTCTTTCATGAAAGTAATGAAAAAACAGCACATAGTTTAACATgatttaaatcacacaaagagtACTAATTCACCACCTTAGCTAATAAACAGAAGTCCTCTAAACTAACCCCATGTTGTATACTTACCATATAATCACAGATGGGGCTGAAAGCATTTgtgccacacacatacatagtaGTATCATTCACTTTGTGTAGGGTTCGAATGTAGTTACGGCATTCCACCTGCAACAAGATCCAGCAGAGAGAATGCCAAGGTCAGAGCAGTGTTAGTTCAGTCgcaaaatacaaacatgtaCAGAAACATATACTGCACAGGCTGCCTGGAAATGTGCTGGTGGCCAAAAGGTCAAGGCTGTATACATGCATTTTCTTCTCATGCCTTTATTTGGACATTGAGCGCAAAGCTGTAAGCAAAGCACTTCAAAGAGAATTCtgtgtaaagaaaagaaaaaaaaacacttgcacAGGAATGATTTACAAATGTGTAGAGATAAATTGCACAGGGGAGTAAACTGCTTCCAGTCAACAGTCACCCTTTAGCACTGTATTCTTGCCCTAAAAGCACAAGTTACCGTAAGCGAGCTCTTGTTTTAAAAGACATTACACAAACCTCAGCATGTTTTCCCTTGTATGTGCACTCCCTTTGCTTCTCCTCGGTAACTCGCCAATACACCTGCATCAACAGATGGAAAGTGTCATGTCAAAGCATGCAGGGATAGTGACGCAACCCACAGTACAACAGTGGTGCTGTAGCCCGTTTACcctcatttacacacatttcattGTTTGTCTAACATCAAGACCAGTCAGTTTTCTCTGGAAGGGAGTACTCGCTCGCTGGGTCATCAATCCCTCTTCAGTTGTgactgttacctgtttaactgcaattataaataaacagacCACTATCTAGAGTTCCATAGAACCATTGTTCCTTCAAATTCCTCATGTAAATGTGTACCAGATAAACAGAAAACTCTGCTAAACTGGCTTCTGACAGGAGCGcaatttaatgtgtttttgtgagcaTATTTTTGGCAGAAATACACTTGACTCTAGTCTTATCAAAataatgaaagagagagagatatacaaatattacaaatttAATTATTGTTGGCATAAACTGATTTCTGCATGCTGAGAAGAACCAGCTGATATACATGATTAGGCTTAATGAGTCCGGCCATGAGTAGCTTACTGATTAGTAAGCCCTCCCACTGCAGTAAAATATCATAcatgttcaataaatatttcatgtttaagCTAATTAATAGCAATTTCATCAAGCAATAGAGTTATAACACCAGCAGCACATGATTCTTGCTGTGCGGGCACGTGTCTTTTTATCAGTCAACAGCTTCAAACACACATCGCTGATCAGATTTGGATGAATCTCTACACATGTTCTTACCGCAGCCTTTCTGACAGAGATGTTGTCGATATCCAGAGCATAGATGGCCTCTCTGGcgcccagcagcagcagacccAGGTCATCTCTCATCAGCATAGTGGAGTAGTTGAAGATCCCCTCTTCTCTGAACAACTTCAGCTCGTCTAAACATAAACAGCATCATGTACACGTTAGTACACTgtgttttgctttatttctcttCCACAGTTTGACTGCTGTGACTCCATGCAGTTGGAAAAAAATGCTCCcccagcaaaaacaaaatgcgAATTAATTGAAATTTAATTAGTTTGTCCCAGCCAGCTCGAAAGTTGCAGTCCTTACTCATATATCAt
Encoded proteins:
- the si:ch211-129c21.1 gene encoding semaphorin-4E — translated: MSLLSALSIVCGLMLHVSFSALNTHYCIPRKTVPYQNELKLFREEGIFNYSTMLMRDDLGLLLLGAREAIYALDIDNISVRKAAVYWRVTEEKQRECTYKGKHAEVECRNYIRTLHKVNDTTMYVCGTNAFSPICDYMTFANGQLRLEGKQEEGKGKCPFDPFQRYSSLMVGNDLYSATSINFLGSEPVILRSSNLALRTEFKSSWLSEPNFVYMDFVGESFLSPDGDDDKVYLFFSENAMEYDFYSKVAVSRVARVCKGDMGGQRTLQRKWTSFLKARLDCSLPDPSLPPIVQDVFLLKHEDWRKSVFYAVFTPQSSLSQVSAVCAYSVSAIRDSFNEGKFKTPVAVETSHVKWVMYTGEVPVPRPGACINNVARKMGMNRSLDLPDKTLQFIRDRPLMDEAVRPLTGGPLLVKRGALLTRIVVDSVLALDGQRYAVMFIGTENGYVQKAVNYGGDMFIIEEIQLYENPEPINILRLSSSKGQLFAGSEFGAIQMPVSNCSHYDTCVDCILARDPYCAWDFSTEQCSSVYSLSSSSNTAIQSLKEGDVSHCPQPDPGTAVDFILVPENNIRLPCQLHSNLAQVVWRFSDQTLHSNHKYYIYSGGLLILNASESDAGLYTCDSVEQINGRTYNRTAAVYRLQLYSGPTVGDSTTPGSEVKNSSDSVHTLNTAAPGEGPDPGSEDPPSPENQSDTSRLTGLEVAVALLSLICLLLMGVVFWIWSRGHSECFKFRQSSSESAGKRQSAEYMHIQNRTSEIKLLGPESGRPCSANNNHSAVDFKGNGEHHFTPMANISSLDGLGYINDESEI